The Mycolicibacterium flavescens genome has a segment encoding these proteins:
- the ycdF_2 gene encoding dehydrogenase, protein MSAFTDRTLVVSGGSRGIGLAIGLAAARRGANVVLLAKTAEPHPKLPGTVHTAVAEVEAAGGKGVAVVGDVRKEEDVQRAVDAAVEHFGGVDVVVNNASAIATEPTEQLAAKKFDLMMDINVRGTFLLTKAALPYLRKSAARAEGAEQPGAHVITLAPPLNMNPHWLGAHPSYTLSKYGMTLLSLGWAEEFRQERGGAGIGFSCLWPETYIATSAVANAPGFQEMLERSRDPQIMGDAAALILSRPAADVNGKCFIDSELLAESGVTDLSRYGGGDDPILDIFVDKS, encoded by the coding sequence ATGTCCGCCTTCACTGACCGCACACTCGTCGTCTCCGGCGGCAGTCGCGGCATCGGTCTCGCGATCGGCCTCGCCGCGGCCAGGCGCGGGGCCAACGTCGTGCTGCTGGCCAAGACCGCCGAACCGCATCCGAAGCTGCCGGGCACCGTGCACACCGCAGTCGCCGAGGTGGAGGCCGCCGGCGGCAAGGGCGTGGCGGTGGTCGGCGACGTCCGCAAAGAAGAGGATGTGCAGCGCGCGGTCGACGCGGCCGTCGAGCATTTCGGCGGCGTGGACGTCGTGGTCAACAACGCCAGCGCCATCGCCACCGAACCCACCGAGCAATTGGCCGCCAAGAAGTTCGACCTGATGATGGACATCAACGTCCGCGGCACGTTCCTGCTCACCAAGGCAGCGCTGCCGTATCTGCGCAAGTCGGCGGCGCGCGCCGAAGGAGCCGAGCAGCCGGGAGCGCATGTGATCACGCTGGCGCCGCCGCTGAACATGAACCCGCACTGGCTGGGCGCCCACCCCTCCTACACCCTGTCGAAGTACGGAATGACCCTGCTCTCGCTGGGATGGGCTGAAGAGTTCCGCCAGGAACGGGGTGGGGCCGGCATCGGGTTCAGCTGCCTGTGGCCCGAGACTTACATCGCGACCTCCGCGGTCGCCAATGCTCCCGGCTTCCAAGAAATGCTGGAGCGGTCGCGCGACCCTCAGATCATGGGCGACGCGGCCGCGCTGATCCTGTCCCGACCCGCGGCCGATGTGAACGGCAAATGCTTCATCGACTCCGAACTACTCGCTGAATCCGGCGTGACGGACCTGTCGCGCTACGGCGGTGGGGACGACCCCATCCTTGATATCTTCGTCGACAAGTCATGA
- the proP_3 gene encoding arabinose efflux permease family protein: MAVRTAEPRAVRKAVTGASIGNAVEWFDFAIYGLLATYIAEKFFPPGDETAALLSTFAVFAAAFFMRPLGGFFFGPLGDRIGRQRVLALVILLMSASTLVIGLVPSYESIGVAAPLILLFLRCLQGFSAGGEYGSGACFLAEYATDRHRGFIVSFLVWSVVVGFLLGALTVTGLETVLSESAMDSYGWRIPFLIAGALGVVGLYIRLQLSDTPEFENLREKGEVATSPLREALRTSWRPILQIAGLVVIHNVGFYIVFTYLPTYFTETLEFTKVDAFVSIAVASIVAIILIPPLGALSDRIGRKPLLYSGAIGFAVFAYPLFLLLNSGSLAAAVAAHAALAALESVFVSASLAAGAELFATRVRSSGYSIGYNMSVAVFGGTAPYVATWLVDRTGNQIAPAYYVIAAAVISIATLLTMRETARQPLRATVHT, encoded by the coding sequence ATGGCTGTGCGCACCGCGGAACCCCGAGCCGTTCGCAAAGCGGTTACCGGCGCGTCGATCGGCAACGCCGTGGAGTGGTTCGACTTCGCCATCTACGGGTTGTTGGCGACCTATATCGCCGAGAAGTTCTTCCCCCCGGGTGACGAGACCGCCGCGCTGCTGAGTACTTTCGCCGTCTTCGCCGCCGCGTTCTTCATGCGGCCGTTGGGCGGCTTCTTCTTCGGTCCACTCGGCGACCGGATCGGCCGCCAACGCGTTCTCGCGCTGGTCATTCTGTTGATGTCGGCCTCGACTCTGGTCATCGGCCTGGTCCCGAGCTACGAGTCGATCGGCGTGGCGGCACCGCTGATCTTGCTGTTTCTGCGGTGTTTGCAGGGCTTCTCGGCGGGCGGCGAGTACGGCAGCGGGGCCTGCTTCCTCGCCGAGTACGCCACCGACAGACACCGCGGCTTCATCGTGTCGTTCCTGGTGTGGTCGGTGGTCGTCGGTTTCCTCCTGGGGGCGCTGACGGTCACCGGTCTCGAAACCGTCCTGTCCGAATCGGCGATGGATTCCTACGGTTGGCGGATCCCCTTCCTGATCGCCGGTGCGCTCGGCGTCGTCGGCCTCTACATCCGGCTGCAGTTGAGCGACACGCCGGAGTTCGAAAACCTGCGCGAGAAGGGCGAGGTAGCCACGTCGCCCCTGCGCGAGGCGCTGCGCACCTCGTGGCGCCCCATCCTGCAGATCGCCGGCCTGGTCGTCATTCACAACGTCGGCTTTTACATCGTGTTCACCTACCTGCCAACGTATTTCACCGAGACTCTCGAGTTCACCAAGGTCGACGCCTTCGTCTCGATCGCCGTCGCGAGCATCGTGGCGATCATCTTGATCCCGCCGCTCGGCGCGCTGTCCGACCGGATCGGACGCAAGCCGCTGCTGTACTCGGGCGCAATCGGTTTCGCCGTCTTCGCGTATCCGCTGTTCCTGCTGTTGAATTCGGGCTCGCTGGCCGCTGCCGTCGCCGCCCACGCCGCCCTGGCAGCGCTGGAGTCGGTGTTTGTGTCCGCATCTCTGGCCGCCGGCGCCGAGTTGTTCGCCACCAGAGTCCGCTCCAGCGGCTACTCCATCGGATACAACATGTCGGTGGCCGTCTTCGGCGGTACCGCGCCGTACGTGGCGACATGGCTCGTCGACCGCACGGGCAACCAGATCGCCCCGGCTTACTACGTGATCGCCGCGGCCGTGATCAGTATTGCGACACTTTTGACGATGCGGGAAACCGCGCGGCAGCCGTTGCGGGCAACGGTGCACACATAA
- the cyaB_3 gene encoding putative adenylate/guanylate cyclase yields MAGLASAYLLTAIEVIVIVGLLAGRSVVTLGNAITAAALLTVGTATVGFSAAYILRPALRYLREGRPPTADERHSTLRMMRRQAAATVAPWILTAAVLVPLNLNAGSEALAVIGSAMLFGTIATVCTGFLFTLRTLRPVLASVAPDSSTSRLTAPGVRARLLLMWTVCTALPGVAIAVLLVMRNNGWLIEETAPIELALIVLALVAVVLGLRSLILTSMSISDPVQEVVAAMGEVQRGHIERSVEVYEWSEIGRLQRGFNSMVAGLRERDRLRDLFGRHVGEDVVRRAVEENESLSGDERDVAVLFIDLVGSTRLAVTHEPAEVAKLLNEFFRVVVAAVDQRHGLINKFQGDAALAVFGAPLRVDDPAAAALTTARVLVTDLQRLQLDFGIGVSAGPVFAGNIGAENRYEYTVVGDAVNEAARLADRAKEFPARALCSGRALERAGGPERRCWEAHGSETLRGRSAPTDLWTPIADPG; encoded by the coding sequence GTGGCCGGCCTTGCGTCTGCCTACCTACTGACGGCGATCGAGGTCATCGTGATCGTCGGGCTGCTGGCCGGGCGCAGCGTGGTCACCCTCGGCAATGCGATCACCGCGGCAGCGCTGCTCACTGTCGGTACCGCCACGGTCGGCTTCAGCGCCGCCTACATCTTGCGCCCGGCGCTGCGGTATCTGCGCGAGGGGCGCCCTCCCACCGCCGACGAACGGCACTCGACGCTGAGGATGATGCGTCGCCAGGCCGCGGCCACGGTGGCACCGTGGATCCTCACCGCCGCGGTCCTGGTACCGCTGAACCTCAACGCCGGATCCGAGGCGCTGGCGGTGATCGGATCGGCGATGCTCTTCGGAACGATCGCCACGGTGTGCACCGGTTTCCTGTTCACGCTGCGGACGTTACGACCCGTATTGGCCAGCGTGGCACCGGATTCCAGCACATCGCGGTTGACAGCTCCCGGCGTTCGGGCACGGCTGCTGCTGATGTGGACCGTGTGCACCGCGCTTCCGGGTGTGGCGATCGCCGTGCTGTTGGTGATGCGGAACAACGGATGGCTGATCGAAGAGACGGCCCCGATCGAGTTGGCGCTGATCGTGCTCGCGTTGGTGGCGGTCGTGCTCGGTCTGCGCTCGCTGATCCTGACCTCGATGTCGATTTCGGACCCCGTTCAAGAAGTCGTCGCCGCGATGGGAGAGGTCCAGCGCGGCCATATCGAGCGATCCGTCGAGGTCTATGAGTGGTCCGAGATCGGCCGCCTCCAACGCGGTTTCAACAGCATGGTGGCCGGGCTGCGCGAGCGTGACAGGCTGCGCGACCTGTTCGGCCGCCACGTCGGCGAGGACGTGGTCCGGCGAGCCGTCGAGGAGAACGAATCGCTGTCAGGCGACGAACGCGACGTCGCGGTCCTGTTCATCGATCTGGTCGGGTCGACCCGGTTGGCGGTCACCCACGAGCCGGCCGAGGTCGCCAAACTGCTCAACGAGTTCTTCCGCGTCGTCGTCGCGGCCGTGGACCAGCGGCACGGCTTGATCAACAAGTTCCAAGGCGACGCGGCGCTGGCCGTGTTCGGCGCTCCCCTGCGCGTCGATGATCCGGCGGCGGCGGCGCTGACGACCGCACGCGTGCTGGTCACCGACCTGCAGCGCCTGCAGCTCGACTTCGGGATCGGAGTGTCGGCCGGCCCGGTGTTCGCAGGCAACATCGGCGCCGAGAACCGGTACGAATACACCGTCGTCGGGGACGCGGTCAACGAAGCGGCACGGCTGGCCGACCGCGCCAAGGAGTTTCCCGCGCGAGCGCTGTGCTCGGGCCGCGCGCTCGAGCGCGCCGGCGGACCGGAACGACGGTGCTGGGAGGCGCACGGGTCGGAAACGCTGCGCGGTCGATCCGCGCCCACCGACCTGTGGACACCCATCGCCGACCCTGGTTAA
- a CDS encoding F420-dependent oxidoreductase, MSMEG_4879 family, translated as MRLGVMIGAERGDMARKVNKLVSDIEWAESAGMDTAWMPQVPNDFDCLTMVALMAAHTSKIELGTAVVPLQAQHPIALARQALSVHAMAGGRLALGVGPSHHWIVRDMLGIPYEKPAAYTRDYLEVLNTALAGPGDVDVENDTFTVHNPTVLGAERPLPVLVAALGPVMLQIAGERADGTVLWMADEKAIGEHIAPKINKAAAEAGRPSPRIVAGIPVCLCANSEIETAKARANRILAEAETSPNYQRLLDRGDARDVGDLCAAGDEEAILARFKRFADAGVTDLSVRLLPIGENRDELIASKYRTREVIGELAKAVR; from the coding sequence ATGCGCCTTGGCGTGATGATCGGGGCCGAACGCGGCGATATGGCGCGCAAGGTGAACAAGCTGGTCTCCGATATCGAGTGGGCCGAATCGGCGGGAATGGACACCGCGTGGATGCCGCAGGTGCCCAACGACTTCGACTGTCTGACCATGGTGGCGCTGATGGCCGCCCACACCTCGAAGATCGAGCTGGGTACCGCGGTGGTTCCGCTGCAGGCGCAGCACCCGATCGCACTTGCGCGTCAGGCCCTGTCGGTGCATGCGATGGCGGGCGGGCGCCTCGCGCTCGGCGTGGGACCGTCACACCACTGGATCGTGCGCGACATGCTCGGGATTCCCTATGAGAAGCCCGCCGCCTACACCCGCGATTACCTCGAGGTGCTCAACACCGCGCTCGCAGGCCCCGGAGACGTCGACGTCGAGAACGACACCTTCACGGTGCACAACCCCACCGTCCTCGGCGCGGAGCGCCCGCTGCCGGTGCTGGTGGCGGCGTTGGGCCCGGTGATGCTGCAGATCGCCGGGGAGCGCGCCGACGGCACCGTGCTGTGGATGGCCGATGAGAAGGCGATCGGCGAGCACATCGCGCCCAAGATCAACAAGGCTGCCGCCGAGGCGGGCAGGCCCTCTCCGCGCATCGTCGCGGGAATTCCGGTGTGCCTGTGCGCGAATTCGGAGATCGAGACGGCCAAAGCGCGGGCGAACCGTATTCTCGCCGAGGCCGAGACGTCGCCGAACTACCAGCGACTGTTGGACCGTGGCGACGCGCGTGACGTGGGTGACTTGTGTGCGGCCGGTGACGAGGAAGCCATCCTGGCGCGGTTCAAGCGGTTCGCCGATGCGGGAGTCACCGACCTGTCGGTGCGGCTGCTGCCGATCGGCGAGAACCGCGACGAACTCATCGCGTCGAAGTACAGGACGCGCGAGGTGATCGGCGAACTGGCCAAGGCTGTGCGGTGA
- the hmp_2 gene encoding ferredoxin encodes MTADPMPDQPGQVTIVLDRKKVSVSRVANETLLESARRAGLSPRFSCEAGNCGTCMGKLTEGRATMRINDALDEDEVEEGYILTCQAIPETDTISVTYDD; translated from the coding sequence ATGACGGCGGATCCGATGCCTGACCAGCCAGGACAGGTGACGATCGTCCTCGACCGCAAGAAGGTATCGGTGTCGCGCGTCGCCAACGAGACGCTGCTGGAAAGCGCCAGGCGAGCCGGATTGTCGCCGCGCTTCTCGTGTGAAGCCGGCAACTGCGGCACCTGCATGGGCAAGCTGACCGAGGGCCGCGCGACGATGCGCATCAACGACGCCCTCGACGAGGACGAGGTCGAAGAGGGATACATCCTGACCTGCCAAGCGATCCCGGAAACCGACACGATCAGCGTGACCTATGACGACTGA
- the scpA_2 gene encoding cobalamin B12-binding domain-containing protein translates to MADSSTAGPVRVLVAKPGLDGHDRGAKIVARTLRDAGFEVIYTGIRQRIEDIVSIALQEDVALVGLSILSGAHVALTTRTVEALRAADAGDIAVVVGGTIPQGDVPKLLSAGAAAVFPTGTSLDTLVDEVRKLTMSHQ, encoded by the coding sequence ATGGCAGACTCTTCGACGGCCGGCCCGGTGCGGGTTCTGGTCGCCAAACCCGGGCTGGACGGACACGACCGCGGCGCCAAGATCGTCGCACGGACGCTGCGCGATGCGGGTTTCGAGGTGATCTACACCGGAATCCGTCAGCGCATCGAAGACATCGTGTCGATCGCTTTGCAGGAAGACGTTGCGCTGGTGGGACTTTCGATCCTCTCCGGTGCGCACGTGGCGCTGACCACGCGCACGGTGGAGGCCCTGCGCGCGGCCGACGCCGGCGACATCGCGGTCGTCGTCGGCGGCACCATCCCGCAGGGCGACGTGCCCAAGCTCCTGTCCGCGGGCGCGGCTGCGGTGTTCCCGACGGGGACCTCGCTCGACACCCTGGTCGACGAGGTGCGCAAGCTGACGATGAGCCACCAGTGA
- the caiB_1 gene encoding L-carnitine dehydratase/bile acid-inducible protein F, whose amino-acid sequence MNGPLAGIRIIEVGVMLAGPYATMLLADLGAEVIKVEPPGGEISRQVGDSYFASLNRNKKSVVLDLRSDAGRQRLGELVAESHALLVNMKPSAIKKLGLTYDSLKRFNERIVCVAMTGFGLEGGDDPAFDYVIQAATGVAAMTGHPDEPPTLPGYSSADNSTGLAAALGLLAQIVSGRGGQVDVSLRDVMFSQLNYRASAYLNDGAEPLRYPFGAHSYYVPAQLFATADGYLALFITHDGFWRAFSAEAGIEGFPTMAERAAQRDEVLAVVAAALATDTAASWESRLRPLGIPVAAVRTLPEALEQTPEVVVTAGDFRLVRSPIQIVGYDPEYRPAPRVDEHGDIAAQSS is encoded by the coding sequence GTGAACGGCCCGCTGGCCGGTATCCGCATCATCGAGGTCGGCGTCATGCTGGCCGGGCCGTACGCCACCATGCTGTTGGCGGACCTGGGCGCCGAGGTCATCAAGGTCGAGCCGCCGGGTGGCGAGATCTCGCGGCAGGTCGGCGACAGCTACTTCGCCAGTCTCAACCGCAACAAGAAGAGCGTCGTGCTTGACCTGCGGTCGGACGCCGGGCGGCAGCGACTGGGCGAACTCGTCGCGGAGTCCCATGCGCTGCTGGTGAATATGAAACCGTCGGCGATCAAGAAGCTCGGCCTGACGTACGACTCGCTCAAGCGGTTCAACGAACGCATCGTCTGTGTGGCGATGACGGGCTTCGGACTGGAGGGCGGCGACGATCCGGCGTTCGACTACGTCATTCAGGCGGCGACCGGCGTCGCGGCGATGACCGGCCATCCGGACGAACCGCCGACCTTGCCGGGGTACTCGTCGGCAGACAACTCGACCGGGCTGGCCGCGGCGCTGGGTCTGCTGGCGCAGATCGTTTCGGGCCGTGGTGGTCAGGTCGACGTGTCGCTGCGGGATGTGATGTTCTCCCAGTTGAACTACCGCGCGTCGGCGTACCTCAACGACGGTGCGGAGCCGTTGCGCTATCCGTTCGGGGCGCACTCGTATTACGTTCCGGCGCAACTGTTCGCGACGGCGGACGGTTATCTGGCGCTGTTCATCACCCATGACGGGTTCTGGCGGGCGTTCTCGGCCGAAGCGGGTATCGAGGGTTTTCCGACCATGGCCGAACGGGCAGCCCAGCGCGACGAGGTGCTGGCGGTGGTGGCCGCGGCGTTGGCCACCGACACCGCCGCGAGTTGGGAGTCGCGGTTGCGTCCGCTGGGAATTCCCGTCGCCGCGGTGCGCACACTGCCCGAAGCGTTGGAGCAGACGCCCGAGGTGGTCGTCACCGCGGGGGATTTCCGGTTGGTGCGCAGCCCGATTCAGATCGTCGGCTATGACCCCGAATACCGGCCGGCACCCCGCGTCGACGAACACGGCGATATCGCGGCTCAGTCGTCATAG
- the fadD_4 gene encoding acyl-CoA synthetase (AMP-forming)/AMP-acid ligase II encodes MSISLLLEMASSNPDRTAVVSGELRLTTGELSALADGGAGVIAASGASHVAYVGMGGAMLPLLLFSSARAAVPVTPLNYRLSADGLRELIDRLPQPLVVADAEYREMVAGAGKQVIGSDEFLDAARTAAPAAEFPDPEDVGVVLFTSGTTSRPKAVELTHSNLTSYITGTVEFDSAEAGDAALICVPPYHIAGVSAALSNLYAGRKMVYLPQFDAHEWIRLVRDEGVTSATVVPTMLDRIVAALESDNVSLPTLRSLAYGGSKVPLPLVRKALSLLPDVGFVNAYGLTETSSTIAVLGPDDHREALASSVESVLRRLGSVGQPVPGIEVQIRDADGEVLGPGQTGELFVRGDQVSGRYTEIGSVLDADGWFPTKDIAMLDEDGYLFIGGRSDDTIIRGGENIAPAEIEDVLVEHPAVRDCAVVGPEDPQWGQIIVAVVVPADTPDGPATPDADELREHVRRQLRGSRTPDRVVFRDELPTNATGKVLRRELIAELTATK; translated from the coding sequence ATGAGCATCTCACTGCTGCTCGAGATGGCCTCGAGCAATCCGGACCGCACCGCCGTGGTGTCGGGCGAATTGCGGCTGACCACAGGTGAGTTGAGCGCCCTGGCCGACGGCGGGGCCGGCGTCATCGCGGCGTCCGGCGCGTCGCACGTCGCGTACGTCGGCATGGGCGGGGCGATGCTGCCCCTGCTGCTGTTCTCGTCCGCGCGCGCCGCGGTGCCGGTGACGCCGCTGAACTACCGGCTGTCCGCCGACGGGCTTCGTGAGCTCATCGATCGCCTCCCCCAGCCCCTCGTCGTCGCCGACGCCGAATACCGCGAGATGGTGGCCGGCGCGGGCAAGCAGGTGATCGGGTCCGACGAGTTCCTCGACGCCGCGCGTACCGCCGCGCCGGCCGCGGAGTTCCCCGACCCCGAGGACGTGGGGGTCGTGCTGTTCACGTCGGGAACCACGTCGCGGCCGAAAGCCGTTGAGCTGACGCACAGCAACCTCACCAGCTATATCACCGGCACGGTGGAGTTCGACTCCGCCGAAGCCGGCGACGCCGCGTTGATCTGTGTTCCGCCGTACCACATCGCCGGTGTCAGCGCGGCGCTGTCCAACCTGTACGCCGGCCGAAAGATGGTGTACCTGCCGCAGTTCGACGCCCACGAATGGATCCGGTTGGTGCGCGATGAGGGCGTGACGTCGGCGACGGTCGTGCCGACGATGCTGGACCGCATCGTGGCTGCCCTGGAGTCGGACAACGTGTCGCTGCCGACCCTGCGCAGCCTGGCCTACGGCGGCTCGAAGGTGCCGCTTCCATTGGTGCGCAAGGCGCTTTCGCTGCTGCCGGACGTCGGCTTCGTCAACGCCTACGGCTTGACCGAGACCAGCTCGACCATCGCCGTGCTCGGGCCCGATGACCACCGCGAGGCGCTCGCCTCATCCGTCGAGTCCGTGCTGCGCAGGCTGGGCTCGGTCGGCCAGCCGGTGCCGGGGATCGAGGTTCAGATCCGCGACGCCGACGGCGAAGTGCTCGGCCCCGGGCAGACCGGGGAACTCTTCGTCCGCGGCGACCAGGTGTCCGGCCGCTACACCGAGATCGGATCGGTGCTCGACGCCGACGGGTGGTTCCCGACCAAGGACATCGCGATGCTCGACGAGGACGGCTACCTGTTCATCGGTGGGCGCTCCGACGACACGATCATCCGCGGTGGCGAGAACATCGCACCGGCCGAGATCGAGGACGTCCTGGTCGAGCATCCGGCGGTGCGCGATTGTGCCGTGGTGGGGCCCGAGGACCCGCAGTGGGGACAGATCATCGTCGCGGTCGTGGTCCCGGCCGACACTCCGGACGGCCCGGCCACCCCGGACGCCGACGAACTGCGTGAGCATGTGCGCCGCCAGTTGCGTGGATCGCGAACGCCCGACCGCGTCGTGTTCCGCGACGAGTTGCCGACCAACGCGACCGGCAAGGTGCTGCGCCGAGAACTGATCGCCGAGTTGACAGCCACCAAATAG
- the scpA_1 gene encoding methylmalonyl-CoA mutase large subunit, protein MSEPVQTPSGLPLEPVYGPADRVTEPPPPGTYPFTRGNFATGYRGKTWTFRQYSGFGTPEESNRRYRYLLDQGGTGLSVALDLPTQCGYDSDDPEYGEEVGRVGVAVDTLADAEILFDGIPLDKISTSFTINGTAAILLAFYVAAAEKKGVPRAKLTGTIQNDILKEYASRGTWIWPPEPSLRLIADTIEFCAAEVPKFNAISVAGAHFRDAGANAVQEMAFTLADGVTYCDTVVERGRMTIDQFAPQISFFFYTHGDFFEEIAKYRAGRRRWATIVRERYGASSDKASMFRFGCVAGGASLFAPQAQNNLVRVAYEAMAAVLGGVQSMFTAAWDEPFALPSEESATLALRTQQILAYETGVTKVADPLGGSYFVEALTDATEEKIIEIMHDLETHGGMVRAIEDGYLQGLIADEAFKIHQEIESGTRPVVGVNKFVSDEPPPEIATYELDAEGRDLQLKRLAKVKAERDATAVKEALAALARSAEGDDNLMHKLVDCANAYCTVGEMVSTLKSVWGEFQQPVVF, encoded by the coding sequence ATGAGCGAGCCAGTACAGACCCCGTCGGGGCTCCCGCTCGAGCCGGTCTATGGGCCAGCGGACAGGGTGACGGAGCCGCCTCCGCCCGGCACCTATCCATTCACGCGCGGAAACTTCGCGACGGGCTACCGCGGCAAGACGTGGACGTTTCGCCAGTACTCGGGGTTCGGTACGCCTGAGGAGTCCAATCGGCGCTACCGCTACCTGCTGGACCAGGGCGGCACCGGGCTGTCGGTGGCGCTGGATCTGCCCACGCAGTGCGGCTACGACTCCGACGACCCCGAATACGGCGAGGAGGTGGGCCGCGTCGGTGTCGCGGTCGACACCCTCGCCGACGCGGAGATCCTCTTCGACGGCATTCCGCTGGACAAGATCAGCACCAGCTTCACGATCAACGGCACGGCGGCCATCCTGCTGGCGTTCTACGTCGCCGCCGCGGAGAAGAAGGGGGTGCCGCGGGCCAAGCTCACCGGCACCATCCAGAACGACATCCTCAAGGAGTACGCGTCGCGCGGGACCTGGATCTGGCCGCCCGAGCCGTCGCTACGCCTGATCGCCGACACCATCGAGTTCTGCGCGGCCGAGGTGCCCAAGTTCAACGCGATCTCGGTGGCCGGGGCGCACTTCCGCGACGCGGGCGCCAACGCGGTGCAGGAGATGGCGTTCACCCTCGCCGACGGCGTCACGTACTGCGACACCGTCGTCGAGCGCGGGCGCATGACCATCGACCAGTTCGCGCCGCAGATCTCGTTCTTCTTCTACACCCACGGGGACTTCTTCGAGGAGATCGCCAAGTACCGCGCCGGCCGGCGGCGCTGGGCGACGATCGTGCGCGAGCGCTACGGGGCGTCGTCGGACAAGGCGTCGATGTTCCGGTTCGGTTGTGTGGCCGGCGGCGCATCGCTGTTCGCACCGCAGGCCCAGAACAACCTCGTTCGCGTCGCGTATGAGGCGATGGCCGCGGTACTGGGTGGCGTGCAGTCGATGTTCACCGCGGCGTGGGACGAACCGTTCGCCCTGCCCAGTGAGGAGTCGGCCACGCTGGCATTGCGTACGCAGCAGATCCTCGCGTATGAGACCGGCGTGACCAAGGTCGCCGATCCGCTCGGCGGGTCGTACTTCGTCGAGGCGCTCACCGACGCGACGGAGGAGAAGATCATCGAGATCATGCACGATCTCGAGACCCACGGCGGCATGGTCCGTGCGATCGAGGACGGCTACCTGCAGGGGCTGATCGCCGACGAGGCGTTCAAGATCCACCAGGAGATCGAGTCCGGTACGCGACCGGTGGTGGGGGTCAACAAGTTCGTCTCCGATGAGCCGCCGCCCGAGATCGCGACCTACGAACTCGACGCCGAGGGCCGCGACCTGCAACTCAAGCGGCTGGCGAAAGTCAAGGCCGAGCGCGACGCCACCGCGGTCAAGGAGGCGTTGGCGGCGCTGGCGCGTTCGGCGGAAGGCGACGACAACCTGATGCACAAGCTGGTCGACTGCGCCAACGCCTACTGCACTGTGGGAGAGATGGTTTCGACGCTCAAGTCGGTGTGGGGCGAGTTCCAGCAGCCGGTGGTGTTCTGA